One window from the genome of Streptomyces sp. NBC_01476 encodes:
- a CDS encoding PTS-dependent dihydroxyacetone kinase phosphotransferase subunit DhaM yields the protein MTAPTPLVGVVLVSHSAAVAEAVAGLATALTGGGTDVLVEPAGGGPDGGLGTSSELIASAARSVDRGAGVAVLADLGSAVLTVKALLADDELPDGTRLVDAPFLEGAVAAVVTASAGADLTAVEAAAAEAYTYRKT from the coding sequence ATGACCGCCCCCACCCCGCTGGTCGGTGTCGTACTCGTCTCGCACAGTGCGGCCGTCGCCGAGGCCGTCGCCGGACTGGCGACCGCCCTGACCGGCGGCGGCACCGACGTCCTGGTCGAGCCGGCGGGCGGCGGGCCCGACGGCGGCCTCGGGACCAGCTCCGAGCTGATCGCGTCGGCGGCCCGCTCGGTCGACCGGGGCGCCGGCGTCGCGGTCCTCGCCGATCTCGGCAGCGCCGTCCTCACCGTCAAGGCACTGCTCGCGGACGACGAGCTGCCGGACGGCACCCGGCTGGTCGACGCGCCCTTCCTGGAGGGCGCGGTCGCCGCCGTCGTCACCGCTTCGGCCGGCGCGGACCTGACGGCGGTCGAAGCGGCGGCGGCCGAGGCGTACACCTACCGCAAGACCTGA
- a CDS encoding NUDIX hydrolase has product MATPKFILDIREKAGDTLLFLPGVVMVVFDARGRILLNRRADSGKWALISGIPDPGEQPAEAAVREIQEETGVSAVVERVLSVFTNEPVVYDNGDHAQYVDIVLRCRAVGGEARVNDDESLDVRWFAPHELPPLGPIARGRIELALRDDPTWFAPAPAPGLGDGGYTAP; this is encoded by the coding sequence ATGGCGACTCCGAAGTTCATCCTCGACATCCGTGAGAAGGCGGGGGACACCCTGCTGTTCCTCCCCGGGGTGGTGATGGTGGTGTTCGACGCCCGTGGCCGGATCCTGCTCAACCGGCGGGCGGACAGCGGGAAGTGGGCACTCATCAGCGGTATCCCCGACCCCGGCGAGCAGCCGGCCGAGGCGGCGGTCCGGGAGATCCAGGAGGAGACCGGGGTCTCCGCCGTGGTGGAGCGGGTGCTGAGCGTCTTCACCAACGAACCGGTGGTGTACGACAACGGCGACCACGCCCAGTACGTCGACATCGTGCTGCGCTGCCGGGCGGTCGGCGGCGAGGCGCGGGTGAACGACGACGAGTCGCTCGACGTGCGCTGGTTCGCGCCCCACGAACTGCCGCCGCTGGGCCCGATCGCCCGCGGCCGGATCGAGCTGGCGCTGCGCGACGACCCCACCTGGTTCGCCCCGGCGCCGGCGCCCGGACTGGGAGACGGCGGCTACACCGCGCCGTAG